The following coding sequences are from one Chitinophagales bacterium window:
- a CDS encoding bifunctional riboflavin kinase/FAD synthetase has protein sequence MNIYQKLPQLTESIITIGSFDGLHLGHQFLINEVKKIADENKLPFYLISFEPHPRLVLQNNSDFKLLQTWAEKISQLEKLGVEHLIAIPFTRDLSQKSAEEFIQDYILKPLNPRIVVLGYDHKFGRDRQGSIDTFLALKEKFGLNLEVKQLQEYMNQRSHISSSIIRHHIQHGRIEQANELLGYQYSVTGKVIEGKKLGRTLGFPTANVLSNDIHKLIPAIGVYHTTIEIDGVSYKSATSIGFNPTVENIDIPKIETYIIDFMDDIYGKEVVLRFHHYIRGEEKYGSIDELKLAIEQDVITIKNNSD, from the coding sequence ATGAATATTTATCAAAAGCTCCCTCAGCTAACTGAGAGTATTATCACTATTGGGTCCTTTGATGGACTGCACCTGGGTCATCAGTTTTTAATCAATGAAGTTAAGAAAATAGCAGATGAAAATAAGCTTCCGTTTTATCTTATAAGTTTCGAACCACACCCAAGGTTGGTTTTGCAGAATAATAGTGATTTTAAACTTTTACAAACCTGGGCTGAGAAAATATCTCAATTAGAAAAACTAGGAGTAGAGCATCTTATTGCCATACCTTTTACCAGAGACTTATCACAAAAAAGTGCTGAAGAGTTTATACAAGATTATATCCTGAAACCTTTAAACCCAAGAATTGTCGTATTGGGCTATGATCATAAATTCGGAAGAGATAGACAAGGTTCTATAGATACATTTTTAGCCTTGAAAGAAAAATTTGGTTTAAACTTAGAAGTGAAACAACTTCAAGAATATATGAACCAGCGAAGTCATATAAGTTCTAGTATTATTCGACATCATATTCAACATGGAAGAATAGAACAAGCGAATGAATTGCTTGGATATCAATATTCCGTTACTGGGAAAGTAATAGAAGGAAAAAAATTAGGAAGGACACTTGGATTTCCTACGGCGAATGTTTTATCAAATGATATTCATAAATTGATTCCTGCCATAGGGGTATATCATACTACCATAGAAATTGACGGTGTTTCATACAAATCAGCCACTAGTATTGGATTTAATCCTACGGTTGAAAATATTGATATCCCGAAAATTGAGACCTATATTATAGATTTTATGGACGATATTTATGGGAAAGAAGTTGTATTAAGGTTTCACCATTATATCCGGGGAGAGGAGAAGTATGGTAGTATAGATGAATTGAAATTAGCCATAGAACAAGATGTTATTACAATTAAAAATAATTCTGATTAA